A window of Hordeum vulgare subsp. vulgare chromosome 5H, MorexV3_pseudomolecules_assembly, whole genome shotgun sequence genomic DNA:
TTCCCTCTGCCGCTTCTGAACACGTATTATGTCCCGGCTTCTTCGTTTTCTCCCAGTCATAGATGATGTTCATTGTTTTTGTACATTGATACTCGGTGGTTAATCTGAAATATACTCACAAGAAACATGTTCAGACAGACTAGTTGTCCAGTACATGTTCATCATACAGACGAAAGTGTATGTCGTTATCACTGTGCTGTGCATTTGTCAAACCTGTTTTACCATCCTAATACTAGTAAGTAAGCTACCACGTAATGTACATCACAGCACATGTTTGGTGATCTAATCAAGAATCTCCAACCCCATCACCTTCCTATTCCAACCAGCGATTAAGGAGTAGGTCTGATCACTCTGACCTGTCACACACATCCACAACATAGTAGTGTGACAGAGCTTCTTCACCTTCACCTAACAAGCATGGATTCTGTGACGACGCCTTCCTGATCCCGTCAAGCTCCTCGGCGACCTCtcgcatggagggcctcttctcgCCGGACATCTCCAGGCACAGCTTCGCGAGCTTGGCCACCTGCTCCAGCGTCTCCACCCTCACCTCGCTCTTGATCCGCGCGTCCAGCAGGCCGTCCAGCCTGCCATCCCTCGCCGCCGTCAGGAAGCTCGCCACGACGCTCTTCTCGTCGTCGGGGGCGGCGAGGTTCAGTGCCTTCCGCGACGTGAGCAGCTCCAGGAGCACGACGCCGAAGCTGTACACGTCGCTCTTCTCCGTCAGCCGGCACGTCTGCATGTACTCCGGGTCCAGGTACCCGCATGTCCCCTGCACGAACGTCACTAGGTGCGCCTCATCCGTCGGCGCCGGCGCCAGAGCCGACGCCCCGAAGTCGGACACCTTGGCGCAGTAGTTCTCGTCGAGGAGGATGTTGGGGGACTTGACGTCGCCGTGGATGATCGGCGGCGACGCCATGGAGTGCAGGTACGCCAGCGCCTCGGCCGTCTCGTGCGCGATCCTCAGGCGCACCGCGAACGGCACGACGGCGGCGCCGCCGTGGATGAGCTGGTAGAGGGTGCCGTTGGGGATAAATTGGTAGACGAGCATGGGCACCTCCACCTCGAGGCAACACCCATAGAGTTTCACGATGTTCTTGTGGTTGATCTGGGAGAGGATGAGCGTCTCCATGCCGAACTCCCGCTGCTGCCGCTCGTCTTCGCCGGCGATCCTGCACCGCTTGATCGCCACCGCCGTGCCGTCCTGGAGCGTGCCACGGTACACGGTGCCGTTGCCGCCCTTGCCCAGCACGTGccgctcgtcgaagttgccagtgGCCTCCTGCAGCTCCTGCCTGGTGAAGAGGgtgaaggagatcccctgctTGTTGGACTTCTTCATCTCCTCGAACAGCCGCTGGCCGCCGTGCTGCCGGAAGTGCCGCGTCTTGACGACGGCTACCCGCCGCTTCTCTTGGATGGCGTAGGTGCAGGTTATGCCCAGTGCCAGCATAACTACGCCGATGCTAAAACCTGTACGGATGAAGAAGAAAAGCCAAATCATTGCATGTTTTTTATTGTCTAAGTATAATAACCGAAGTAGAAATCATACTACAGAATGAAATGAAATTGAGATGGAGATTCCAATACCTATTGCGACTTGCAATTTAGATATAGATTTATCCGCTTCGCATGTTCCATCAGAATAGCCTCGCTTTTGTGCAGGGCATGGGCATTTGTAACCTCCGATCGTGTTGATACAGGAACCACGAATGGCACATGGGTACGACGCCTTCTCCTCACACTCGTTAATATCTGCAAAGGCAAGGACCAAGAATGGATTTGATGAGATATGAATCAAATTAAAGATCCGTGTAGAGTATAAACCTAAAGTTCGTAGTAACCTTCAAAAACAAAACCTAACGTTCGTAGTATTTTTCATTCGttaacaacaacaaaatgaaacaaatgttttTTTGGGTGAAAAATAGTGAAACTGATATTGACAACAAGATAGAAAGGGATGTGGAAATCAAGAGCCGATAAAAAATGTTTAATGTGTATTCAAAATATATTTTCCATGTatacaaaaaaattcaaaataaatattaaaaaaatgtaCATCATGTATACGAAATATGCTCATCGTAATATGCATAACGTGTATTAAAAATGTAGACATCTTTTAAAAAACCTGATGAGGAAATGCAGAAGAAACAGAATTTTTTTTTCAAGAAAACCAGTGAAGAAATTAagaaatataaatagaaaaatcAAAACAGTAGCTCGGTGGTTTTTCCCCTAGTGCTGAAGGCCTAGGGTTTCCCTGTCCTCCTGGCCTCGCCGTCGGGGTTTTTCCCGTAGATCCGATCGCTCTTCCAGATGATCGGTTTTGTTCCCGTGCTTCTCACgctgccctagggggtggctctCTTCTCTCTCCCGGACTCGTTGTCGTTtggtagagttgctagggttagcGGAGGGGTTTTTTGTTGTGTGACTGCGGCAATGGCGGCTGAAACGAGTGGATCACGTGCAAATCGTGTGGAAGATCCGAGTGTGTTGCTAGAACGCGCGCATCTGCAGGAGGATGAGCGGGATAACCTTGTCTGGGAGGATGAGGGGGAAGATCCAGATGAAAAACCGAAGTGGCTTGCGCTGGCTAGGGTTCTGACCAACAAGTCTTTGGGCCAAGGGGCCTTGATTGCTTATATGAAAGCGGCATGGAATCCAACAAGGGATGTGGTATGGAGAAGGATAAACTCCAACCTGTTCTCGGTGCAGTTCAATTGTCTGGCAGATTGGAATAAGGCGTTGCACCAGGGCCCC
This region includes:
- the LOC123399529 gene encoding wall-associated receptor kinase 2-like, with the protein product MQMKMQMLLPLVTTTVLLSIPAWQPLAAAPACQRQCGGVDIPYPFGIGRGCFLDTGDGTFEVTCRKTTASDGGGGGARPFAGGFEVLGIDPGRNKIRIRSPVSSWCYDGARRVMGAPDTWSFNSTALRVSDADNKLAVVGCSALAYIGSQDGAVQNRYVVGCHAECASAASLSDGPCNGTGCCLTPVPPGISSFDVAFDDAYNNSAVAGFSPCSYAVLVEAAAFEFRATYVTTGALRDAAGVQVSAVLDWAVSNQTCRDALRKKTGAYACASANSECVDAKNGPGYLCNCSKGYQGNPYIIQGCEDINECEEKASYPCAIRGSCINTIGGYKCPCPAQKRGYSDGTCEADKSISKLQVAIGFSIGVVMLALGITCTYAIQEKRRVAVVKTRHFRQHGGQRLFEEMKKSNKQGISFTLFTRQELQEATGNFDERHVLGKGGNGTVYRGTLQDGTAVAIKRCRIAGEDERQQREFGMETLILSQINHKNIVKLYGCCLEVEVPMLVYQFIPNGTLYQLIHGGAAVVPFAVRLRIAHETAEALAYLHSMASPPIIHGDVKSPNILLDENYCAKVSDFGASALAPAPTDEAHLVTFVQGTCGYLDPEYMQTCRLTEKSDVYSFGVVLLELLTSRKALNLAAPDDEKSVVASFLTAARDGRLDGLLDARIKSEVRVETLEQVAKLAKLCLEMSGEKRPSMREVAEELDGIRKASSQNPCLLGEGEEALSHYYVVDVCDRSE